The following are encoded in a window of Phaseolus vulgaris cultivar G19833 chromosome 3, P. vulgaris v2.0, whole genome shotgun sequence genomic DNA:
- the LOC137807086 gene encoding ABC transporter B family member 11-like, with translation MEGDTSLNGVTNNNQESKSRESKDEPTKSVPLYKLFSFADSLDYLLMLVGTVGAIGNGVSMPLMTLIFGDMIDAFGGTSSNTDDVVDEVSKVSLKFVYLAVGTFAASLLQLACWMITGERQAARIRGLYLQTILRQDVTFFDQETSTGEVIGRMSGDTVLIQDAMGEKVGQFIQLMATFIGGFVISFIKGWLLTVVMLSCIPLLVLAGAMMSLVITRASSKGQAAYSTASSVVEQTIGSIRTVASFTGERLAIDKYNQSLIKAYMNGVQEALASGFGFGALYFVIICSYGLAIWFGAKMIIEKGYNGGEVVTVIFAVLTGSMSLGQASPSLSAFASGQAAAFKMFETIKRKPEIDAYDTNGRRLEDIRGDIELREVCFSYPTRSDELIFNGFSLSIPSGTTAALVGQSGSGKSTVVSLIERFYDPQSGAVLIDGINLKEFQLKWIRQKIGLVSQEPVLFTCSIKENIAYGKDGATDEEIRAAVELANAAKFIDKLPQGLDTMVGEHGTQLSGGQKQRVAIARAILKDPRILLLDEATSALDAESERIVQEALDRIMINRTTVIVAHRLSTIRNADTIAVIHQGKIVERGSHDELTKDPEGAYSQLIRLQEIKKSEQNAEDREKQESISLSGRHSSKRSSFLRSISQESLGVGNSGRHSFSASFGVPTSVGFIEPVGEGPEDHPTPSPSPPEVPFRRLAYLNKPEFPVLFMGTVAAMLAGAILPVFGLLLSKMISIFYETDHDELRKDSKVWALVFVAIGVVSLLVYPARFYFFGVAGGKLIQRVRKACFEKVVHMEVSWFDEAENSSGAIGARLSTDAASIRALVGDALGLLVQNIASAITGLVIAFESSWQLALIILVMVPLLGLNGFLQVKFLKGFSADAKKLYEEASQVANDAVGSIRTVASFCAEDKVMELYRGKCEGPIKTGIRKGIISGISFGISFFVLYAVYATSFYAGARLVEDGKTSFSNVFRVFFALSMAAIGISQSGSLAPDSAKAKSAAASIFSIIDRKSQIDPSDDSGITSEEVKGEIELKHVSFKYPTRPDVQIFRDLSLTIRSGKTVALVGESGSGKSTVISLLQRFYDPDSGHITLDGKEIQSIQVKWLRQQMGLVSQEPVLFNDTIRANIAYGKGDATEAEIIAAAELANAHKFISSLQKGYDTVVGERGVQLSGGQKQRVAIARAIVKNPKILLLDEATSALDAESEKVVQDALDRVMVDRTTIVVAHRLSTIKGADVIAVVKNGVIAEKGKHEVLLRKGGDYASLVALHTNASTS, from the exons ATGGAAGGGGATACCAGTTTGAACGGGGTTACCAACAACAATCAGGAATCAAAGTCGAGGGAGTCCAAAGATGAACCCACCAAATCAGTACCATTATACAAGCTTTTCTCCTTTGCTGATTCTTTGGATTACTTGTTGATGTTGGTGGGCACTGTGGGTGCTATTGGGAATGGAGTCTCCATGCCCTTGATGACTTTGATATTTGGAGACATGATCGATGCATTTGGAGGAACCAGTAGTAACACAGACGATGTTGTTGATGAAGTTTCCAAG GTGTCTCTGAAATTTGTATACTTGGCTGTGGGTACCTTCGCTGCATCACTTTTGC AGTTGGCATGCTGGATGATCACTGGAGAGAGACAAGCTGCAAGAATTAGAGGCTTATACCTTCAAACAATTCTGAGGCAAGATGTGACCTTCTTTGATCAAGAGACTAGTACTGGAGAGGTTATTGGAAGGATGTCAGGTGATACTGTTCTTATTCAAGATGCCATGGGTGAGAAG GTGGGCCAGTTTATTCAGTTAATGGCAACTTTCATTGGAGGGTTTGTTATATCATTCATCAAGGGATGGCTTCTAACTGTTGTCATGCTATCTTGTATTCCACTTCTTGTCTTGGCCGGGGCTATGATGAGCCTGGTTATTACAAGAGCGTCATCCAAGGGACAAGCTGCTTATTCCACAGCTTCAAGTGTTGTAGAGCAGACAATTGGTTCTATCCGAACT GTTGCATCATTCACTGGGGAGAGGCTAGCAATAGATAAATACAATCAGTCCTTAATCAAGGCTTACATGAATGGAGTGCAGGAGGCACTAGCTTCTGGTTTCGGTTTTGGTGCGCTATACTTTGTCATTATCTGCAGTTATGGTTTGGCTATTTGGTTTGGCGCTAAAATGATAATCGAGAAAGGATACAATGGAGGAGAGGTTGTGACTGTAATATTTGCTGTATTGACTGGCTCCAT GTCTCTTGGGCAGGCATCTCCAAGCTTGAGTGCTTTTGCTTCAGGACAAGCTGCAGCCTTTAAGATGTTTGAAACAATTAAAAGGAAGCCAGAAATTGATGCATATGACACTAATGGTCGGAGGCTTGAAGACATTCGTGGCGATATAGAGCTTAGGGAAGTTTGCTTTAGTTATCCTACAAGATCTGATGAACTGATATTCAATGGATTTTCCCTTTCAATACCAAGTGGCACTACTGCAGCTTTGGTGGGACAAAGTGGGAGTGGGAAATCCACAGTTGTTAGTTTGATAGAGAGATTTTATGATCCACAGTCTGGTGCAGTACTTATTGATGGTATCAATCTCAAAGAATTTCAACTGAAATGGATTAGACAGAAAATTGGCTTAGTCAGCCAGGAACCAGTTCTCTTTACTTGTAGCATTAAAGAGAATATTGCCTACGGCAAGGATGGAGCAACTGATGAAGAAATCAGAGCTGCGGTAGAACTTGCTAATGCTGCCAAATTTATAGATAAACTACCTCAG GGACTAGATACAATGGTTGGTGAGCATGGAACTCAGCTCTCTGGGGGTCAAAAGCAGAGAGTGGCAATAGCAAGAGCAATTTTGAAAGACCCAAGAATCCTACTTCTGGATGAAGCTACAAGTGCCCTTGATGCTGAATCTGAGAGAATTGTACAAGAGGCATTGGACAGAATAATGATAAACAGAACAACTGTCATTGTTGCCCACCGCTTGAGTACTATAAGGAATGCCGATACCATTGCTGTTATTCATCAAGGAAAAATAGTTGAAAGAG GTTCACACGATGAACTCACCAAGGATCCCGAAGGAGCCTATAGCCAGCTCATCAGACTACAAGAAATTAAGAAGTCAGAACAGAACGCAGAAGACAGAGAAAAACAAGAGAGTATATCGCTTTCGGGAAGGCATTCAAGTAAAAGGTCTTCTTTCTTACGATCTATAAGCCAAGAGTCACTGGGAGTTGGAAACAGTGGTCGTCATTCATTCTCAGCATCATTTGGCGTGCCCACATCTGTTGGGTTTATAGAACCCGTTGGTGAAGGGCCTGAAGACCATCCTACACCATCTCCTTCACCACCAGAAGTGCCTTTCCGTCGCCTGGCTTACCTGAACAAGCCAGAGTTTCCAGTGTTATTCATGGGGACTGTAGCTGCAATGCTAGCTGGAGCAATATTACCTGTTTTTGGACTATTACTCTCCAAAATGATAAGTATTTTCTATGAGACAGATCATGATGAACTTCGTAAAGATTCAAAAGTTTGGGCATTAGTATTTGTTGCTATTGGTGTGGTGTCACTCCTGGTTTATCCGGCTAGATTCTACTTTTTTGGTGTTGCTGGTGGCAAGTTGATCCAAAGGGTCCGGAAAGCATGTTTTGAGAAAGTAGTTCACATGGAGGTAAGCTGGTTTGATGAAGCAGAGAATTCCAGTGGAGCAATTGGAGCAAGGCTCTCTACTGATGCAGCTTCCATTAGAGCTTTGGTTGGGGATGCACTTGGTTTGCTAGTTCAAAATATTGCCTCAGCAATAACTGGATTGGTAATTGCCTTTGAATCAAGCTGGCAGCTTGCTCTTATAATCCTTGTTATGGTGCCTCTACTTGGACTAAACGGATTTCTGCAAGTCAAGTTCTTGAAAGGATTCAGTGCAGATGCAAAG AAATTGTACGAGGAAGCAAGTCAAGTGGCGAATGATGCTGTGGGGAGTATAAGAACAGTTGCTTCTTTCTGTGCTGAAGATAAGGTGATGGAGTTATACCGAGGAAAATGCGAAGGACCAATTAAGACGGGCATAAGGAAAGGGATAATAAGTGGAATTAGTTTTGGTATATCATTCTTTGTGCTGTACGCAGTTTACGCAACAAGTTTTTATGCCGGAGCTCGACTGGTAGAGGACGGCAAAACATCATTCTCAAATGTTTTCCGG GTCTTTTTTGCTCTCAGTATGGCGGCTATAGGAATCTCTCAATCTGGCTCTTTGGCCCCTGATTCAGCCAAAGCAAAAAGTGCTGCTGCTTCCATATTTTCCATTATTGACCGAAAATCACAAATAGACCCAAGTGATGACTCTGGAATAACATCGGAAGAAGTGAAGGGAGAGATTGAGCTTAAGCATGTGAGTTTCAAGTATCCTACAAGACCCGATGTTCAAATATTCAGAGATCTTAGCTTGACCATTCGTAGCGGCAAG ACAGTTGCGCTGGTTGGAGAAAGTGGAAGTGGAAAATCAACTGTGATCTCATTGTTACAAAGATTTTATGATCCAGACTCCGGTCACATTACACTGGATGGAAAAGAAATTCAAAGCATTCAAGTTAAATGGCTAAGACAGCAGATGGGCCTAGTGAGCCAAGAGCCGGTGCTGTTTAATGACACCATCCGAGCCAATATTGCATATGGAAAAGGAGACGCAACTGAGGCTGAAATTATAGCTGCAGCAGAATTGGCAAACGCGCATAAGTTCATAAGTAGTTTGCAGAAG GGTTATGACACGGTGGTAGGGGAGCGAGGAGTTCAATTATCTGGGGGGCAGAAGCAGCGGGTGGCAATAGCACGAGCTATAGTAAAGAATCCAAAAATATTACTACTAGATGAAGCCACAAGTGCACTTGATGCTGAGTCTGAGAAAGTGGTTCAGGATGCACTTGACCGTGTTATGGTGGACCGAACCACAATAGTAGTGGCTCATAGGTTATCCACTATTAAGGGTGCTGACGTAATTGCTGTAGTTAAGAATGGGGTGATAGCAGAGAAGGGAAAGCATGAAGTATTACTCAGGAAGGGAGGTGACTACGCTTCTTTAGTTGCATTGCACACAAATGCTTCTACATCTTAG
- the LOC137807087 gene encoding ABC transporter B family member 11-like isoform X2, with amino-acid sequence MITGERQAARIRGLYLQTILRQDVTFFDKETRTGEVVGRMSGDTVLIQDAMGEKVGQFLQFMATFVGGFVVAFIRGWLLAVVMLSTIPPLAFCGAMVGLVVSKASSRGQEAYSVAASVVEQTIGSIRTVASFTGEKQAITNYNQSLIKAYKAGVQEALASGFGFGSLYFVFTCSYGLAIWFGAKMVIEKGYTGGQVVTVMMAVLTGSMSLGQASPSLSAFAAGKAAAFKMFETIKRKPEIDAYDTTGQQLDDVRGDIELREVYFSYPTRPDELIFNGFSLSIPSGTTTALVGESGSGKSTVVSLIERFYDPLSGEVLIDSINLKEFQLKWIRQKIGLVSQEPVLFTCSIKENIAYGKDGASDEEIRAAAEVANAAKFIDKLPQGLDTMVGEHGTQLSGGQKQRVAIARAILKDPRILLLDEATSALDAESEKIVQEALDRIMINRTTVIVAHRLSTIRNADSIAVIHQGKIVERGSHAELTKDPNGAYSQLIRLQEIKGSEQNGENDREKLESIVHSVHSGRQSSQRSFLRSISQRSSGLGSSGHNSFSASHGVPVSVGFLEPARGEPQTPPPSTSPPEVPLSRLAYLNKPEILVLLAGTLAAVINGVLLPIIAVFISKMITIFYEPHDELRKDSKLWALLFVALGLVSFTMLPCRFYLFGVAGGKLIKRIRKMCFEKVVHMEVSWFDEAEHSSGAIGARLSSDAAAVRALVGDALGLLVQNAATAVGSLVIAFEASWQLAFIVLVLAPLLGLNGYVQFKFMKGFSADAKKLYEEASQVANDAVGSIRTVASFCAEKRVMELYQEKCEGPIKTGIRRGIISGISYGVSFFLLYAVYACSFYAGGRLVEDGKSTFSDVFRVFFAFSMAAMGISQSGSLVPDSTNSKSAAASVFAILDRKSQIDPSDDSGFTLEEVKGEIEFKNVIFKYPTRPDVQIFRDLCLTIHSGKTVALVGESGSGKSTVISLLQRFYDPDSGHITLDGKEIQRMQVKWLRQQMGLVSQEPVLFNDTIRANIAYGKGGNATEAEIIAAAELANAHNFTSSLQEGYETVVGERGIQLSGGQKQRVAIARAIVKNPKILLLDEATSALDAESEKVVQDALDRVMVNRTTIVVAHRLSTIKGADLIAVVKNGVIAEKGKHEALLSKEGDYASLVALHTTASTS; translated from the exons ATGATCACTGGGGAGAGACAAGCCGCAAGAATTAGAGGCTTATACCTTCAAACTATTCTGAGGCAAGATGTCACCTTCTTTGATAAGGAAACAAGAACTGGTGAGGTTGTTGGAAGGATGTCAGGTGATACTGTTCTTATTCAAGATGCCATGGGAGAGAAG GTAGGACAGTTCTTGCAGTTCATGGCAACTTTCGTTGGAGGTTTTGTAGTAGCATTCATCAGGGGATGGCTTCTAGCTGTTGTCATGCTATCTACTATTCCACCTCTTGCTTTCTGTGGTGCTATGGTAGGCCTGGTTGTTTCAAAAGCCTCATCCAGGGGACAAGAAGCTTATTCTGTAGCAGCAAGTGTAGTGGAGCAGACAATTGGTTCTATCAGAACT GTTGCTTCATTCACTGGGGAGAAGCAAGCTATAACTAATTATAATCAGTCCTTAATCAAAGCTTACAAGGCTGGAGTGCAGGAGGCACTAGCTTCTGGTTTTGGGTTTGGTTCTCTCTACTTTGTTTTTACCTGCAGTTATGGTTTGGCTATATGGTTTGGTGCAAAAATGGTAATAGAGAAAGGTTATACAGGAGGACAGGTTGTGACAGTAATGATGGCTGTTTTGACTGGCTCCAT GTCTCTAGGGCAGGCATCTCCAAGCTTGAGCGCTTTTGCTGCTGGAAAAGCTGCTGCCTTTAAGATGTTTGAAACGATTAAGAGGAAGCCAGAAATTGATGCTTATGACACTACGGGTCAGCAGCTTGATGACGTTCGTGGAGATATAGAGCTTAGGGAGGTTTACTTTAGTTATCCTACAAGACCAGATGAACTGATCTTCAATGGATTTTCTCTTTCAATACCAAGTGGCACTACGACAGCTTTGGTAGGGGAAAGTGGGAGTGGGAAATCCACAGTTGTAAGTTTGATAGAGAGATTTTATGATCCACTGTCAGGTGAAGTTCTCATTGACAGTATCAACCTCAAAGAATTTCAACTGAAGTGGATCAGACAGAAAATAGGCCTAGTTAGCCAGGAACCAGTTCTCTTTACTTGCAGTATTAAAGAGAATATTGCCTATGGCAAGGATGGTGCGAGTGATGAGGAAATCAGAGCTGCAGCAGAAGTAGCCAATGCTGCCAAATTTATAGATAAACTTCCTCAG GGACTAGACACAATGGTTGGTGAGCATGGAACTCAACTATCTGGGGGTCAAAAGCAAAGAGTTGCAATAGCAAGAGCAATTTTGAAAGACCCAAGAATCCTACTTCTGGATGAAGCTACTAGTGCTCTTGATGCTGAATCTGAGAAAATTGTGCAGGAGGCATTGGACAGAATAATGATAAACCGAACAACTGTCATTGTAGCCCACCGCTTAAGTACTATAAGGAATGCTGATAGCATTGCTGTTATTCATCAGGGAAAAATAGTTGAAAGAG GTTCACATGCTGAGCTCACCAAAGATCCTAACGGAGCCTATAGCCAGCTGATtagattgcaagaaattaaaggatCAGAACAAAATGGTGAAAATGACAGAGAGAAGCTAGAAAGTATAGTGCACTCAGTGCACTCTGGAAGACAATCAAGTCAAAGGTCTTTCTTAAGATCTATAAGCCAAAGATCATCAGGACTTGGAAGCAGTGGTCATAACTCATTCTCAGCATCACATGGTGTGCCAGTATCAGTTGGCTTCTTGGAACCTGCAAGAGGAGAACCTCAAACACCTCCTCCTTCAACTTCACCACCGGAAGTGCCACTCTCTCGCCTGGCATATTTAAACAAGCCAGAGATTCTAGTTTTACTGGCAGGGACTCTAGCTGCAGTAATAAATGGAGTTTTACTACCCATTATTGCAGTCTTTATCTCCAAAatgataactattttttatgaGCCACATGATGAACTTCGTAAAGATTCAAAACTCTGGGCATTGCTATTTGTTGCACTTGGTCTGGTATCATTCACCATGCTTCCATGTAGATTCTACCTTTTTGGTGTTGCTGGGGGCAAGTTGATAAAAAGGATTCGGAAAatgtgttttgagaaagttgttCACATGGAAGTTAGCTGGTTCGATGAAGCAGAGCATTCAAGTGGAGCAATTGGAGCGAGGCTTTCTTCTGATGCAGCTGCTGTTCGAGCTTTGGTTGGGGATGCACTTGGTTTGCTGGTTCAAAATGCTGCAACAGCTGTCGGCAGTTTGGTAATTGCTTTTGAAGCAAGCTGGCAGCTTGCCTTTATAGTGCTTGTTTTGGCACCGCTATTAGGACTAAATGGATACGTGCAATTTAAGTTCATGAAAGGATTCAGCGCAGATGCAAAG AAACTGTATGAGGAAGCAAGCCAAGTGGCAAATGATGCTGTAGGCAGTATAAGAACAGTTGCTTCTTTCTGTGCCGAAAAGAGGGTGATGGAATTATACCAGGAAAAATGTGAAGGACCAATTAAGACAGGCATAAGGCGAGGGATAATAAGTGGAATCAGTTACGGGGTATCATTCTTCTTGCTTTACGCAGTTTATGCATGCAGTTTTTATGCTGGAGGTCGACTAGTAGAGGATGGAAAATCAACATTCTCAGATGTTTTCCGT GTCTTTTTTGCATTCAGCATGGCAGCTATGGGAATCTCTCAATCTGGCTCTTTGGTACCTGATTCAACTAACTCAAAAAGTGCTGCTGCTTCTGTATTTGCTATTCTTGATCGAAAGTCACAAATTGACCCAAGTGATGACTCTGGATTCACATTGGAAGAAGTCAAGGGAGAGattgaatttaaaaatgtaattttcaAGTATCCTACCAGACCTGATGTTCAAATATTCAGAGATCTTTGCTTGACTATTCATAGTGGGAAG ACTGTTGCACTGGTTGGGGAAAGTGGAAGTGGAAAATCAACAGTGATCTCACTATTGCAGAGGTTTTATGATCCAGACTCAGGTCACATTACACTGGATGGAAAAGAAATCCAAAGGATGCAAGTTAAATGGCTAAGGCAACAGATGGGTCTGGTGAGCCAAGAGCCTGTGCTGTTTAATGACACCATTCGTGCAAATATTGCATATGGCAAAGGCGGGAATGCAACAGAAGCAGAAATTATAGCTGCAGCAGAACTGGCAAATGCTCATAATTTTACTAGTAGTTTGCAGGAG GGTTATGAAACAGTAGTAGGGGAGAGAGGGATTCAACTATCTGGAGGGCAGAAGCAGCGAGTGGCAATTGCACGAGCTATAGTGAAGAatccaaaaatattattactagATGAAGCCACGAGTGCACTTGATGCTGAGTCTGAAAAGGTGGTTCAGGATGCACTAGACCGTGTTATGGTGAACCGAACCACAATAGTAGTGGCTCATAGGTTATCCACTATAAAGGGTGCGGATTTAATTGCAGTAGTTAAAAATGGTGTGATAGCAGAGAAGGGAAAGCATGAAGCATTACTCAGCAAGGAAGGTGATTATGCTTCCTTAGTTGCATTGCATACAACTGCTTCTACATCTTAG
- the LOC137807087 gene encoding ABC transporter B family member 11-like isoform X1 — MAEEIELNGDPKSKQDSKKSEAKDEPAKTVPLYKLFSFADPLDHLLMFLGTVGAFGNGISLPLMTLIFGNMINAFGGNNNSKEIVDEVSKVSLKFVYLAVGTFFASLLQLTCWMITGERQAARIRGLYLQTILRQDVTFFDKETRTGEVVGRMSGDTVLIQDAMGEKVGQFLQFMATFVGGFVVAFIRGWLLAVVMLSTIPPLAFCGAMVGLVVSKASSRGQEAYSVAASVVEQTIGSIRTVASFTGEKQAITNYNQSLIKAYKAGVQEALASGFGFGSLYFVFTCSYGLAIWFGAKMVIEKGYTGGQVVTVMMAVLTGSMSLGQASPSLSAFAAGKAAAFKMFETIKRKPEIDAYDTTGQQLDDVRGDIELREVYFSYPTRPDELIFNGFSLSIPSGTTTALVGESGSGKSTVVSLIERFYDPLSGEVLIDSINLKEFQLKWIRQKIGLVSQEPVLFTCSIKENIAYGKDGASDEEIRAAAEVANAAKFIDKLPQGLDTMVGEHGTQLSGGQKQRVAIARAILKDPRILLLDEATSALDAESEKIVQEALDRIMINRTTVIVAHRLSTIRNADSIAVIHQGKIVERGSHAELTKDPNGAYSQLIRLQEIKGSEQNGENDREKLESIVHSVHSGRQSSQRSFLRSISQRSSGLGSSGHNSFSASHGVPVSVGFLEPARGEPQTPPPSTSPPEVPLSRLAYLNKPEILVLLAGTLAAVINGVLLPIIAVFISKMITIFYEPHDELRKDSKLWALLFVALGLVSFTMLPCRFYLFGVAGGKLIKRIRKMCFEKVVHMEVSWFDEAEHSSGAIGARLSSDAAAVRALVGDALGLLVQNAATAVGSLVIAFEASWQLAFIVLVLAPLLGLNGYVQFKFMKGFSADAKKLYEEASQVANDAVGSIRTVASFCAEKRVMELYQEKCEGPIKTGIRRGIISGISYGVSFFLLYAVYACSFYAGGRLVEDGKSTFSDVFRVFFAFSMAAMGISQSGSLVPDSTNSKSAAASVFAILDRKSQIDPSDDSGFTLEEVKGEIEFKNVIFKYPTRPDVQIFRDLCLTIHSGKTVALVGESGSGKSTVISLLQRFYDPDSGHITLDGKEIQRMQVKWLRQQMGLVSQEPVLFNDTIRANIAYGKGGNATEAEIIAAAELANAHNFTSSLQEGYETVVGERGIQLSGGQKQRVAIARAIVKNPKILLLDEATSALDAESEKVVQDALDRVMVNRTTIVVAHRLSTIKGADLIAVVKNGVIAEKGKHEALLSKEGDYASLVALHTTASTS; from the exons ATGGCAGAGGAAATAGAGTTGAATGGAGATCCTAAAAGCAAGCAAGACTCAAAGAAGAGCGAGGCCAAAGATGAACCCGCCAAAACAGTACCCTTATACAAACTTTTCTCATTTGCTGATCCTTTGGATCATTTATTGATGTTTTTGGGGACTGTTGGTGCTTTTGGGAATGGAATCTCCTTGCCCTTGATGACTCTGATATTCGGAAATATGATCAATGCATTTGGAGGTAACAATAACTCCAAAGAAATTGTTGATGAAGTTTCCAAG GTGTCTCTGAAATTTGTATACTTGGCTGTCGGCACCTTTTTTGCATCACTTTTGC AGTTGACTTGTTGGATGATCACTGGGGAGAGACAAGCCGCAAGAATTAGAGGCTTATACCTTCAAACTATTCTGAGGCAAGATGTCACCTTCTTTGATAAGGAAACAAGAACTGGTGAGGTTGTTGGAAGGATGTCAGGTGATACTGTTCTTATTCAAGATGCCATGGGAGAGAAG GTAGGACAGTTCTTGCAGTTCATGGCAACTTTCGTTGGAGGTTTTGTAGTAGCATTCATCAGGGGATGGCTTCTAGCTGTTGTCATGCTATCTACTATTCCACCTCTTGCTTTCTGTGGTGCTATGGTAGGCCTGGTTGTTTCAAAAGCCTCATCCAGGGGACAAGAAGCTTATTCTGTAGCAGCAAGTGTAGTGGAGCAGACAATTGGTTCTATCAGAACT GTTGCTTCATTCACTGGGGAGAAGCAAGCTATAACTAATTATAATCAGTCCTTAATCAAAGCTTACAAGGCTGGAGTGCAGGAGGCACTAGCTTCTGGTTTTGGGTTTGGTTCTCTCTACTTTGTTTTTACCTGCAGTTATGGTTTGGCTATATGGTTTGGTGCAAAAATGGTAATAGAGAAAGGTTATACAGGAGGACAGGTTGTGACAGTAATGATGGCTGTTTTGACTGGCTCCAT GTCTCTAGGGCAGGCATCTCCAAGCTTGAGCGCTTTTGCTGCTGGAAAAGCTGCTGCCTTTAAGATGTTTGAAACGATTAAGAGGAAGCCAGAAATTGATGCTTATGACACTACGGGTCAGCAGCTTGATGACGTTCGTGGAGATATAGAGCTTAGGGAGGTTTACTTTAGTTATCCTACAAGACCAGATGAACTGATCTTCAATGGATTTTCTCTTTCAATACCAAGTGGCACTACGACAGCTTTGGTAGGGGAAAGTGGGAGTGGGAAATCCACAGTTGTAAGTTTGATAGAGAGATTTTATGATCCACTGTCAGGTGAAGTTCTCATTGACAGTATCAACCTCAAAGAATTTCAACTGAAGTGGATCAGACAGAAAATAGGCCTAGTTAGCCAGGAACCAGTTCTCTTTACTTGCAGTATTAAAGAGAATATTGCCTATGGCAAGGATGGTGCGAGTGATGAGGAAATCAGAGCTGCAGCAGAAGTAGCCAATGCTGCCAAATTTATAGATAAACTTCCTCAG GGACTAGACACAATGGTTGGTGAGCATGGAACTCAACTATCTGGGGGTCAAAAGCAAAGAGTTGCAATAGCAAGAGCAATTTTGAAAGACCCAAGAATCCTACTTCTGGATGAAGCTACTAGTGCTCTTGATGCTGAATCTGAGAAAATTGTGCAGGAGGCATTGGACAGAATAATGATAAACCGAACAACTGTCATTGTAGCCCACCGCTTAAGTACTATAAGGAATGCTGATAGCATTGCTGTTATTCATCAGGGAAAAATAGTTGAAAGAG GTTCACATGCTGAGCTCACCAAAGATCCTAACGGAGCCTATAGCCAGCTGATtagattgcaagaaattaaaggatCAGAACAAAATGGTGAAAATGACAGAGAGAAGCTAGAAAGTATAGTGCACTCAGTGCACTCTGGAAGACAATCAAGTCAAAGGTCTTTCTTAAGATCTATAAGCCAAAGATCATCAGGACTTGGAAGCAGTGGTCATAACTCATTCTCAGCATCACATGGTGTGCCAGTATCAGTTGGCTTCTTGGAACCTGCAAGAGGAGAACCTCAAACACCTCCTCCTTCAACTTCACCACCGGAAGTGCCACTCTCTCGCCTGGCATATTTAAACAAGCCAGAGATTCTAGTTTTACTGGCAGGGACTCTAGCTGCAGTAATAAATGGAGTTTTACTACCCATTATTGCAGTCTTTATCTCCAAAatgataactattttttatgaGCCACATGATGAACTTCGTAAAGATTCAAAACTCTGGGCATTGCTATTTGTTGCACTTGGTCTGGTATCATTCACCATGCTTCCATGTAGATTCTACCTTTTTGGTGTTGCTGGGGGCAAGTTGATAAAAAGGATTCGGAAAatgtgttttgagaaagttgttCACATGGAAGTTAGCTGGTTCGATGAAGCAGAGCATTCAAGTGGAGCAATTGGAGCGAGGCTTTCTTCTGATGCAGCTGCTGTTCGAGCTTTGGTTGGGGATGCACTTGGTTTGCTGGTTCAAAATGCTGCAACAGCTGTCGGCAGTTTGGTAATTGCTTTTGAAGCAAGCTGGCAGCTTGCCTTTATAGTGCTTGTTTTGGCACCGCTATTAGGACTAAATGGATACGTGCAATTTAAGTTCATGAAAGGATTCAGCGCAGATGCAAAG AAACTGTATGAGGAAGCAAGCCAAGTGGCAAATGATGCTGTAGGCAGTATAAGAACAGTTGCTTCTTTCTGTGCCGAAAAGAGGGTGATGGAATTATACCAGGAAAAATGTGAAGGACCAATTAAGACAGGCATAAGGCGAGGGATAATAAGTGGAATCAGTTACGGGGTATCATTCTTCTTGCTTTACGCAGTTTATGCATGCAGTTTTTATGCTGGAGGTCGACTAGTAGAGGATGGAAAATCAACATTCTCAGATGTTTTCCGT GTCTTTTTTGCATTCAGCATGGCAGCTATGGGAATCTCTCAATCTGGCTCTTTGGTACCTGATTCAACTAACTCAAAAAGTGCTGCTGCTTCTGTATTTGCTATTCTTGATCGAAAGTCACAAATTGACCCAAGTGATGACTCTGGATTCACATTGGAAGAAGTCAAGGGAGAGattgaatttaaaaatgtaattttcaAGTATCCTACCAGACCTGATGTTCAAATATTCAGAGATCTTTGCTTGACTATTCATAGTGGGAAG ACTGTTGCACTGGTTGGGGAAAGTGGAAGTGGAAAATCAACAGTGATCTCACTATTGCAGAGGTTTTATGATCCAGACTCAGGTCACATTACACTGGATGGAAAAGAAATCCAAAGGATGCAAGTTAAATGGCTAAGGCAACAGATGGGTCTGGTGAGCCAAGAGCCTGTGCTGTTTAATGACACCATTCGTGCAAATATTGCATATGGCAAAGGCGGGAATGCAACAGAAGCAGAAATTATAGCTGCAGCAGAACTGGCAAATGCTCATAATTTTACTAGTAGTTTGCAGGAG GGTTATGAAACAGTAGTAGGGGAGAGAGGGATTCAACTATCTGGAGGGCAGAAGCAGCGAGTGGCAATTGCACGAGCTATAGTGAAGAatccaaaaatattattactagATGAAGCCACGAGTGCACTTGATGCTGAGTCTGAAAAGGTGGTTCAGGATGCACTAGACCGTGTTATGGTGAACCGAACCACAATAGTAGTGGCTCATAGGTTATCCACTATAAAGGGTGCGGATTTAATTGCAGTAGTTAAAAATGGTGTGATAGCAGAGAAGGGAAAGCATGAAGCATTACTCAGCAAGGAAGGTGATTATGCTTCCTTAGTTGCATTGCATACAACTGCTTCTACATCTTAG